A DNA window from Myripristis murdjan chromosome 19, fMyrMur1.1, whole genome shotgun sequence contains the following coding sequences:
- the fam171a2b gene encoding protein FAM171A2 isoform X2, which produces MPANYISRLLLFVSISTVWEALAKSLPDQGAFEVQIKVQVFDNSDLSPLADALVEVHGNQTVLASNKAGRDGVLRVNFLYHAGTWVIITASKQDYVTNSVPWHSTRIPLYASVSLYLLVQRPGTLILYDDVLQVLSGSPGARNQPLVQLQRKSLQLPTSSNYTALSAVLTTARSQYEIGGFPYLLGQETNSSETGWTDLTALAVVSIQLFDKDGSAVQVSDPIHVAVPLPSDTRNRMATSIPAWIYQPKTGLWVRNGTGYIKKDGTQFVWNVVVPRMGYWLAAFPSSSGMGLVHPGLRDITTYHTLFLLSILGSLALLVLILLCVLLYYCRRKCLKPRRQQGKPHSSNLNGSKRDQGTSTSRLNLICGGHVESVASNDTGKSDLSPSRDYQSSREDFAKHVPVHKLRHSKGKNASGPQRGESFPMKVTRATETNNLDNPLLHEDYNRSYSPMEDKESEYHRHHSANDNRGYSSDPPSPPRFQGYMPSQSDKPPEYSAAAADNLARPTSLNTQPGQIIFCSSIDQMKENMYRSMVPTLVIPAHYMRLSSDFSGKDGKDQKEQDKDGVQMGGQQHHHHTQKQGQQQQQQQQQSGSQGDDSEEPSWASDSSGGPVTIPVLFNDSTMAQMNGELQALTEKKLLELGVKQHPRAWFISLDGRANAHVRHSYIDVGNDLSGGGGGFGGGSSGTIRDVNLEPPREAQERKSASNRKGKDDRWGTGGRKGHGVGSSGGKTYSKLAYPDHSEPSSSEGRPVSPEENSLTPLLDEGPSSRGSTIPRRGRSRVNSSRSSNSENRRDSMTSPEDDPDDKDENKKSPWQKIEDRPLMVFHPKK; this is translated from the exons ATGCCAGCCAACTACATCTCTCGTTTGCTCCTCTTCGTCTCTATCTCCACGGTTTGGGAGGCGCTCGCCAAATCTCTTCCAGATCAGGGAGCATTTG AGGTGCAAATAAAAGTCCAGGTGTTTGACAACAGCGACCTTTCGCCTCTGGCGGATGCTCTGGTTGAAGTCCATGGGAATCAGACCGTCTTGGCGTCCAACAAGGCAGGCAGAGATGGCGTGTTGAGGGTCAACTTCCTGTACCACGCAGGAACATGGGTCATCATCACAGCGTCCAAACAAGACTACGTAACAAACTCTGTGCCCTGGCACTCCACCCGCATTCCCC TGTATGCGTCAGTCAGTCTGTACCTCCTCGTCCAGAGGCCAGGCACACTCATTCTGTACGATGATGTCCTGCAGGTGCTGTCTGGGTCACCAG GTGCTCGTAACCAGCCATTGGTACAGCTCCAGAGGAAGTCTCTTCAGCTGCCAACCAGCTCCAACTACACAGCTCTGTCTGCTGTGCTGACTACAGCCAGGAGTCAGTATGAAATAGGTGGCTTCCCTTACCTGCTGGGCCAAGAGACCAACAGCTCAG AAACAGGGTGGACAGACCTGACAGCATTGGCAGTGGTCAGCATCCAGCTCTTTGACAAAGATGGCAGTGCTGTCCAGGTCTCAGATCCAATCCATGTCGCTGTGCCTCTTCCCTCTGATACCCGCAACAGGATGGCCACAAGTATACCCGCTTGGATATACCAGCCTAAGACAG GGTTGTGGGTTCGTAATGGGACAGGGTACATCAAAAAGGATGGCACACAGTTTGTCTGGAATGTTGTGGTTCCTCGGATGGGCTATTGGTTAGCTGCCTTCCCTTCATCTTCAG GCATGGGTCTGGTCCATCCGGGCCTGAGGGATATCACCACCTACCACACCCTTTTCCTGCTGTCCATCCTGGGCTCTCTGGCCCTGCTGGTGCTCatcctgctgtgtgtgctgctctaCTACTGCAG GCGAAAGTGCTTGAAACCACGTCGACAACAAGGCAAGCCCCACTCTTCTAATCTAAATGGCTCTAAGAGAGACCAAGGCACATCCACTTCACGCCTAAATCTCATCTGTGGAGGACATGTGGAATCTGTTGCTTCTAATGACACTGGCAAATCTGACTTATCCCCATCTCGAGACTACCAGAGCTCAAGGGAAGACTTCGCCAAACATGTTCCAGTTCACAAACTGCGACActcaaagggaaaaaatgccTCAGGCCCCCAAAGGGGTGAAAGCTTTCCCATGAAAGTTACTCGAGCCACAGAAACCAACAATCTGGACAACCCTTTGTTGCATGAAGACTACAACCGAAGCTACAGCCCAATGGAGGACAAGGAGTCTGAATATCATCGACATCACAGTGCAAACGACAATCGAGGATACTCCTCTGATCCTCCATCCCCACCTCGCTTCCAAGGCTACATGCCATCCCAGTCTGACAAACCTCCAGAatattcagcagcagcagcagacaatCTTGCCAGGCCCACCTCTCTCAACACCCAACCAGGTCAAATAATCTTCTGCAGCTCCATTGACCAAATGAAGGAGAACATGTACCGGAGCATGGTTCCAACCCTGGTTATCCCAGCCCACTACATGCGTCTGTCGTCTGACTTTTCTGGGAAAGATGGCAAGGATCAGAAGGAGCAAGACAAAGATGGCGTTCAGATGGGAGGCCAGCAGCATCATCACCATACCCAGAAACAgggccaacagcagcagcagcaacagcagcaaagtggatccCAAGGTGATGACTCCGAGGAGCCAAGTTGGGCCTCTGATTCCTCTGGTGGCCCTGTGACCATCCCTGTGCTCTTCAATGACTCCACCATGGCCCAGATGAATGGAGAACTCCAGGCTCTGACTGAGAAGAAACTACTGGAACTTGGTGTGAAGCAGCACCCGCGGGCGTGGTTCATCTCCCTGGATGGACGTGCCAATGCCCACGTGCGCCACTCCTATATAGATGTTGGCAATGACCTCAGCGGCGGTGGTGGTGGATTTGGGGGTGGTTCCAGTGGCACTATCCGAGATGTCAACCTTGAACCCCCTAGGGAGGCCCAGGAACGCAAATCTGCATCAAACCGGAAGGGGAAAGATGATCGCTGGGGCACTGGGGGACGGAAGGGACATGGTGTTGgaagcagtggtggaaagacCTATTCCAAGCTAGCCTACCCAGACCACAGTGAGCCCAGCAGTAGTGAGGGACGCCCAGTATCACCTGAGGAGAATTCCCTCACCCCTCTTCTGGATGAAGGGCCTTCATCACGAGGATCCACCATCCCCAGGAGGGGACGTAGTCGCGTGaacagcagccgcagcagcaatAGTGAGAATCGCCGCGATTCCATGACCAGTCCTGAGGATGATCCTGATGATAAAGATGAGAACAAGAAGAGCCCATGGCAGAAGATAGAAGACAGGCCTCTCATGGTCTTCCACCCCAAGAAGTAA
- the fam171a2b gene encoding protein FAM171A2 isoform X1 yields MPANYISRLLLFVSISTVWEALAKSLPDQGAFEVQIKVQVFDNSDLSPLADALVEVHGNQTVLASNKAGRDGVLRVNFLYHAGTWVIITASKQDYVTNSVPWHSTRIPLYASVSLYLLVQRPGTLILYDDVLQVLSGSPGARNQPLVQLQRKSLQLPTSSNYTALSAVLTTARSQYEIGGFPYLLGQETNSSETGWTDLTALAVVSIQLFDKDGSAVQVSDPIHVAVPLPSDTRNRMATSIPAWIYQPKTGLWVRNGTGYIKKDGTQFVWNVVVPRMGYWLAAFPSSSGMGLVHPGLRDITTYHTLFLLSILGSLALLVLILLCVLLYYCRCGERRRRRKCLKPRRQQGKPHSSNLNGSKRDQGTSTSRLNLICGGHVESVASNDTGKSDLSPSRDYQSSREDFAKHVPVHKLRHSKGKNASGPQRGESFPMKVTRATETNNLDNPLLHEDYNRSYSPMEDKESEYHRHHSANDNRGYSSDPPSPPRFQGYMPSQSDKPPEYSAAAADNLARPTSLNTQPGQIIFCSSIDQMKENMYRSMVPTLVIPAHYMRLSSDFSGKDGKDQKEQDKDGVQMGGQQHHHHTQKQGQQQQQQQQQSGSQGDDSEEPSWASDSSGGPVTIPVLFNDSTMAQMNGELQALTEKKLLELGVKQHPRAWFISLDGRANAHVRHSYIDVGNDLSGGGGGFGGGSSGTIRDVNLEPPREAQERKSASNRKGKDDRWGTGGRKGHGVGSSGGKTYSKLAYPDHSEPSSSEGRPVSPEENSLTPLLDEGPSSRGSTIPRRGRSRVNSSRSSNSENRRDSMTSPEDDPDDKDENKKSPWQKIEDRPLMVFHPKK; encoded by the exons ATGCCAGCCAACTACATCTCTCGTTTGCTCCTCTTCGTCTCTATCTCCACGGTTTGGGAGGCGCTCGCCAAATCTCTTCCAGATCAGGGAGCATTTG AGGTGCAAATAAAAGTCCAGGTGTTTGACAACAGCGACCTTTCGCCTCTGGCGGATGCTCTGGTTGAAGTCCATGGGAATCAGACCGTCTTGGCGTCCAACAAGGCAGGCAGAGATGGCGTGTTGAGGGTCAACTTCCTGTACCACGCAGGAACATGGGTCATCATCACAGCGTCCAAACAAGACTACGTAACAAACTCTGTGCCCTGGCACTCCACCCGCATTCCCC TGTATGCGTCAGTCAGTCTGTACCTCCTCGTCCAGAGGCCAGGCACACTCATTCTGTACGATGATGTCCTGCAGGTGCTGTCTGGGTCACCAG GTGCTCGTAACCAGCCATTGGTACAGCTCCAGAGGAAGTCTCTTCAGCTGCCAACCAGCTCCAACTACACAGCTCTGTCTGCTGTGCTGACTACAGCCAGGAGTCAGTATGAAATAGGTGGCTTCCCTTACCTGCTGGGCCAAGAGACCAACAGCTCAG AAACAGGGTGGACAGACCTGACAGCATTGGCAGTGGTCAGCATCCAGCTCTTTGACAAAGATGGCAGTGCTGTCCAGGTCTCAGATCCAATCCATGTCGCTGTGCCTCTTCCCTCTGATACCCGCAACAGGATGGCCACAAGTATACCCGCTTGGATATACCAGCCTAAGACAG GGTTGTGGGTTCGTAATGGGACAGGGTACATCAAAAAGGATGGCACACAGTTTGTCTGGAATGTTGTGGTTCCTCGGATGGGCTATTGGTTAGCTGCCTTCCCTTCATCTTCAG GCATGGGTCTGGTCCATCCGGGCCTGAGGGATATCACCACCTACCACACCCTTTTCCTGCTGTCCATCCTGGGCTCTCTGGCCCTGCTGGTGCTCatcctgctgtgtgtgctgctctaCTACTGCAGGTGTGGGGAGCGTAGGCGCAG GCGAAAGTGCTTGAAACCACGTCGACAACAAGGCAAGCCCCACTCTTCTAATCTAAATGGCTCTAAGAGAGACCAAGGCACATCCACTTCACGCCTAAATCTCATCTGTGGAGGACATGTGGAATCTGTTGCTTCTAATGACACTGGCAAATCTGACTTATCCCCATCTCGAGACTACCAGAGCTCAAGGGAAGACTTCGCCAAACATGTTCCAGTTCACAAACTGCGACActcaaagggaaaaaatgccTCAGGCCCCCAAAGGGGTGAAAGCTTTCCCATGAAAGTTACTCGAGCCACAGAAACCAACAATCTGGACAACCCTTTGTTGCATGAAGACTACAACCGAAGCTACAGCCCAATGGAGGACAAGGAGTCTGAATATCATCGACATCACAGTGCAAACGACAATCGAGGATACTCCTCTGATCCTCCATCCCCACCTCGCTTCCAAGGCTACATGCCATCCCAGTCTGACAAACCTCCAGAatattcagcagcagcagcagacaatCTTGCCAGGCCCACCTCTCTCAACACCCAACCAGGTCAAATAATCTTCTGCAGCTCCATTGACCAAATGAAGGAGAACATGTACCGGAGCATGGTTCCAACCCTGGTTATCCCAGCCCACTACATGCGTCTGTCGTCTGACTTTTCTGGGAAAGATGGCAAGGATCAGAAGGAGCAAGACAAAGATGGCGTTCAGATGGGAGGCCAGCAGCATCATCACCATACCCAGAAACAgggccaacagcagcagcagcaacagcagcaaagtggatccCAAGGTGATGACTCCGAGGAGCCAAGTTGGGCCTCTGATTCCTCTGGTGGCCCTGTGACCATCCCTGTGCTCTTCAATGACTCCACCATGGCCCAGATGAATGGAGAACTCCAGGCTCTGACTGAGAAGAAACTACTGGAACTTGGTGTGAAGCAGCACCCGCGGGCGTGGTTCATCTCCCTGGATGGACGTGCCAATGCCCACGTGCGCCACTCCTATATAGATGTTGGCAATGACCTCAGCGGCGGTGGTGGTGGATTTGGGGGTGGTTCCAGTGGCACTATCCGAGATGTCAACCTTGAACCCCCTAGGGAGGCCCAGGAACGCAAATCTGCATCAAACCGGAAGGGGAAAGATGATCGCTGGGGCACTGGGGGACGGAAGGGACATGGTGTTGgaagcagtggtggaaagacCTATTCCAAGCTAGCCTACCCAGACCACAGTGAGCCCAGCAGTAGTGAGGGACGCCCAGTATCACCTGAGGAGAATTCCCTCACCCCTCTTCTGGATGAAGGGCCTTCATCACGAGGATCCACCATCCCCAGGAGGGGACGTAGTCGCGTGaacagcagccgcagcagcaatAGTGAGAATCGCCGCGATTCCATGACCAGTCCTGAGGATGATCCTGATGATAAAGATGAGAACAAGAAGAGCCCATGGCAGAAGATAGAAGACAGGCCTCTCATGGTCTTCCACCCCAAGAAGTAA